From the Clostridium sp. Marseille-P299 genome, one window contains:
- a CDS encoding RNA polymerase sigma factor, giving the protein MSQSPYDQVVAYILENQTKFYRLAYSYTRNREAALDVVQNAICKALEKYQDIRNLNYLKTWFYRVLVNECLIFLQKNKKEFICEPEEMREEPYFEPAYEQGSGIYELINALPEQNKTVIMLHYYEEMTLKEISKILEVNLSTVKSRLYAGLNKLKRSLEEVSI; this is encoded by the coding sequence ATGAGCCAAAGTCCATATGATCAAGTTGTTGCATACATCTTGGAAAATCAGACGAAATTTTATCGATTAGCTTATAGTTATACAAGAAATAGGGAAGCAGCTTTGGATGTCGTGCAAAATGCTATATGTAAGGCACTTGAGAAATACCAAGATATTCGAAATTTGAACTATTTGAAAACATGGTTTTATAGAGTTTTAGTAAATGAGTGTTTAATTTTTCTTCAAAAAAATAAAAAAGAATTTATATGTGAACCAGAAGAAATGAGGGAAGAACCTTATTTTGAACCTGCATATGAACAAGGAAGTGGTATTTATGAATTAATTAACGCTCTTCCAGAGCAAAACAAAACTGTTATTATGTTACATTATTATGAAGAAATGACATTAAAAGAAATTTCTAAGATACTAGAGGTTAATTTAAGTACCGTAAAATCAAGATTGTATGCAGGGCTAAATAAATTAAAACGATCACTCGAGGAGGTGTCAATATGA
- a CDS encoding anti-sigma-V factor rsiV, with the protein MKEMKEAKQIYDSIEIPDELSDVVNQSINNMNQRRVISMRKRNYKKVVGGVLAASFLCAVVTLNTNETFAKTMQEIPVIGTVAKVLTIRSYKEVDEDKSISVKVPEVVNDDNSSFISNVNEKIQSLVDMHVKEAEDRILEYKDAFISTGGTEEEFAAKDIKVDVNYEIKSQTDSMVSFVITSNENWAGAYTYQYFYNLDLKNNKDITLEDLLGENYIEIANESIKEQMEERQKADPNVSYFDVDMGGFTSINEDTNFYINEENHPVIVFEKYEIAPGAMGIQEFEIANN; encoded by the coding sequence ATGAAGGAAATGAAGGAAGCTAAGCAAATTTATGATTCCATCGAAATTCCTGATGAGCTAAGTGATGTTGTGAATCAATCTATTAATAATATGAATCAAAGGAGGGTGATTTCTATGAGAAAAAGAAATTATAAAAAAGTAGTAGGCGGTGTTTTAGCTGCAAGTTTTCTATGTGCTGTTGTTACATTAAATACAAATGAAACATTTGCAAAAACAATGCAGGAAATACCTGTAATTGGAACAGTAGCAAAGGTATTAACCATACGCTCCTACAAAGAAGTAGATGAAGACAAATCCATAAGTGTTAAAGTACCAGAAGTAGTGAATGATGATAATAGTTCATTTATTAGTAATGTCAATGAGAAAATACAATCTCTTGTGGATATGCATGTAAAGGAAGCAGAAGATAGAATCTTAGAGTATAAAGATGCTTTCATAAGTACAGGTGGTACAGAAGAAGAATTCGCAGCAAAGGATATCAAAGTAGATGTTAACTATGAAATAAAATCTCAAACAGATTCAATGGTTTCTTTTGTTATTACATCCAATGAGAATTGGGCGGGTGCCTATACTTATCAATATTTTTATAATCTAGATTTAAAGAACAATAAGGATATAACATTAGAAGATCTTCTTGGAGAGAACTATATTGAAATTGCGAATGAAAGCATTAAAGAACAGATGGAAGAAAGACAAAAGGCAGATCCAAATGTATCTTATTTTGATGTAGATATGGGCGGATTTACAAGTATTAATGAAGACACTAATTTCTATATTAATGAAGAAAATCATCCAGTCATTGTTTTTGAAAAATATGAAATTGCTCCAGGGGCTATGGGTATCCAAGAATTTGAGATTGCTAATAATTAA